Proteins encoded in a region of the Sphingomonas jaspsi DSM 18422 genome:
- a CDS encoding ACT domain-containing protein — protein MTRLSPRLATEEYGFATLEPGRDVPPGLVPLATFAEDEGLSLVAPVASLDAAGVTCQRGFARISLGLTSALEGVGLTAAVSAALAYADISCNMIAAYHHDHLFVPWERRDEAFGIVGAVDI, from the coding sequence ATGACCCGCCTGTCGCCCAGGCTGGCGACGGAAGAATATGGCTTTGCGACGCTCGAGCCCGGCCGCGACGTGCCGCCGGGGCTGGTGCCGCTCGCCACCTTTGCCGAGGATGAGGGGCTTAGCCTTGTCGCACCGGTAGCATCGCTGGATGCGGCGGGCGTTACATGCCAGCGCGGTTTCGCCCGTATCAGCTTGGGCCTTACCAGCGCGCTGGAGGGTGTCGGGCTAACCGCTGCCGTTTCCGCGGCACTCGCGTACGCGGACATCAGCTGCAACATGATCGCCGCCTATCACCACGATCATCTGTTCGTGCCGTGGGAGCGGCGCGACGAGGCTTTTGGGATCGTGGGCGCCGTCGATATTTAG
- a CDS encoding Rid family hydrolase, producing MMIVMTMAALAMVSAAPERIGQPMLDGKPLPFSEAVRVGDMLYLSGQIGRTPDGKLPAGIEAQARQTMDNIGATLAKAGAGWNDVVKCTVMLDDMKDWPAFNAVYATYFKDKKFPARSAFDADGLVLGALVEVECFAVVRKGN from the coding sequence ATGATGATCGTCATGACGATGGCCGCGCTGGCCATGGTGTCCGCGGCACCCGAACGCATCGGACAGCCGATGCTCGACGGCAAGCCCCTGCCCTTTTCCGAGGCCGTGCGCGTAGGCGATATGCTGTACCTGTCGGGACAGATCGGCCGCACGCCCGACGGCAAGCTGCCAGCCGGGATCGAGGCGCAGGCGCGGCAAACGATGGACAATATCGGGGCGACGTTGGCCAAGGCAGGGGCCGGCTGGAACGACGTCGTCAAATGCACCGTCATGCTCGACGACATGAAGGATTGGCCCGCGTTCAATGCGGTCTATGCTACCTACTTCAAAGACAAGAAATTCCCCGCTCGTAGCGCCTTCGACGCTGACGGCCTTGTGCTCGGTGCACTGGTCGAGGTCGAATGCTTCGCCGTCGTCCGGAAAGGCAACTGA
- a CDS encoding MFS transporter: MATAAKRVGDGAIGLTILLSAMVLLNYVDRGALGIAAPKLKEELGLDATSFGLAVSAFAWIYAPAQFAVGWMISRVCVYRLVAIGLLVWALATTFTGIVTGLAALVAMRVLLGIGEGVAFPSVSAIIARHVPSHRRGLANSVVSASLAYGPALGTFAGGIILATLGWRPIFLIFGLVTVVWLLPWLVASKPHWRSSDPVSERATMMAVMKQPAAWIVGLGHFANTYGFYFLLAWLPLFLVSTRGLSILLMTEMLTVLYLVQGTAALFVGWLSDRLSHRYDESRVRRSLMAAGHIIGGIAIIGIGNSTTTEALMGWLLLAGIAASPGGSQCYAIAQMYAGKRASGPFVGIMNGIGNTSGIIGPILTGVLVDRFGYHPAFQVAAAISIIGGLWWWFALPRIRPLFDADASSSI, from the coding sequence ATGGCGACCGCCGCGAAGCGCGTAGGCGACGGTGCGATCGGCTTGACCATCCTCCTGTCGGCGATGGTCTTGCTCAACTACGTCGATCGAGGGGCGCTGGGGATTGCCGCCCCGAAACTGAAAGAAGAATTGGGACTGGACGCGACCAGCTTCGGGCTGGCCGTGTCGGCCTTTGCCTGGATCTATGCCCCGGCCCAATTTGCGGTCGGCTGGATGATCAGCCGCGTTTGCGTCTATCGGCTGGTCGCGATCGGGCTGCTGGTCTGGGCGCTGGCCACAACCTTCACCGGGATTGTGACGGGCCTGGCCGCGCTGGTCGCGATGCGGGTTTTGCTGGGAATCGGGGAGGGCGTCGCCTTTCCTTCGGTCTCGGCGATCATTGCTCGCCACGTCCCATCGCACCGGCGCGGTCTCGCCAATTCCGTCGTCAGCGCGTCGCTGGCTTACGGGCCGGCACTCGGCACCTTTGCCGGCGGGATTATCCTTGCGACGCTGGGCTGGCGGCCGATCTTTCTCATCTTCGGCCTTGTGACCGTCGTATGGCTGCTGCCTTGGCTGGTCGCGTCCAAGCCGCATTGGCGAAGCTCCGATCCGGTCAGCGAGCGGGCGACGATGATGGCAGTGATGAAGCAGCCAGCTGCGTGGATCGTCGGCCTCGGTCATTTTGCCAACACCTACGGCTTCTACTTCCTGCTCGCGTGGTTGCCACTGTTCCTCGTGTCCACGCGCGGGTTGTCGATCCTGCTGATGACCGAGATGCTCACCGTGCTTTACCTGGTCCAGGGAACGGCTGCGCTGTTCGTCGGCTGGCTGAGCGACCGTCTCTCCCACCGTTATGACGAGAGCCGCGTCCGTCGGTCGCTGATGGCCGCCGGGCACATCATCGGTGGTATTGCGATCATTGGCATCGGCAATTCGACGACGACCGAGGCCCTGATGGGTTGGCTGCTGTTGGCCGGCATCGCGGCGTCGCCCGGAGGATCGCAATGCTACGCCATCGCACAAATGTACGCGGGCAAGCGCGCGTCGGGGCCGTTCGTGGGCATTATGAACGGCATCGGCAATACCAGCGGCATCATCGGCCCCATCCTGACCGGCGTGCTGGTCGATCGGTTCGGCTATCATCCCGCCTTTCAAGTGGCGGCCGCCATATCGATCATTGGCGGGCTCTGGTGGTGGTTCGCACTTCCCCGAATTCGTCCGCTATTCGACGCCGATGCTTCCTCTAGTATCTAG
- the arsC gene encoding arsenate reductase (glutaredoxin) (This arsenate reductase requires both glutathione and glutaredoxin to convert arsenate to arsenite, after which the efflux transporter formed by ArsA and ArsB can extrude the arsenite from the cell, providing resistance.) — protein MKATIYHNPKCGTSRKTLAILEEAGADVTVIEYLKTPPSRDELKRLYARAGMTAHDGLRAKEDLAAELGLRDEGVSEDRILDAMMEHPILINRPLVETEKGVKLCRPQEEVHALL, from the coding sequence ATGAAAGCCACCATCTACCACAACCCGAAATGCGGCACGTCGCGCAAGACGCTGGCCATCCTCGAAGAAGCCGGTGCCGACGTCACCGTCATCGAATATTTGAAGACACCGCCCAGCCGCGACGAGCTGAAGCGCCTCTATGCCCGCGCCGGGATGACCGCGCACGACGGCCTTCGCGCCAAGGAAGATCTCGCCGCCGAACTCGGCCTGCGGGACGAAGGCGTCAGCGAAGACAGGATCCTCGACGCGATGATGGAACATCCGATCCTCATCAACCGGCCGCTGGTCGAAACCGAAAAGGGCGTGAAGCTCTGCCGCCCGCAGGAAGAAGTGCACGCACTGCTGTGA
- the aat gene encoding leucyl/phenylalanyl-tRNA--protein transferase, protein MLLRGYAAGIFPMSDARDADDIFWVEPRERAILPLDAFHCSRSLAKRLRSGRFRLTCDTAFHDVILACADRDETWINDSIERAVMGLYASGHAHSIECWEKDRLVGGLYGVKLGRAFFGESMFSRSTDASKVALAWLVARLRVGHYTLLDCQFMTDHLASLGAKTVSRETYAGLLGASLSSAVGGAGLSEGSVASGSAASGEAALPPPDFGALDRLLDAAGASGAAGPAGHFISQLLGQTS, encoded by the coding sequence ATGTTGCTGCGCGGCTATGCCGCGGGCATCTTCCCGATGTCCGACGCGCGCGACGCCGACGATATCTTCTGGGTCGAACCGCGCGAGCGCGCGATCCTGCCGCTGGATGCTTTCCACTGCTCGCGCTCGCTCGCCAAAAGACTGAGGTCGGGCCGGTTTCGGTTGACCTGCGACACCGCCTTTCACGATGTCATCCTCGCCTGCGCCGACCGTGACGAGACATGGATCAACGACAGCATCGAGCGGGCGGTCATGGGCCTGTACGCGTCAGGCCATGCCCATTCGATCGAATGCTGGGAAAAGGATCGACTGGTCGGCGGCCTCTATGGCGTGAAGCTGGGACGGGCCTTTTTCGGCGAATCCATGTTCAGCAGGTCGACCGATGCTTCGAAGGTCGCGCTCGCCTGGCTGGTCGCACGGCTTCGCGTCGGCCATTACACGCTGCTCGACTGCCAGTTCATGACCGATCATCTGGCGTCGCTCGGCGCCAAAACTGTCAGCCGCGAGACTTATGCCGGATTGCTCGGCGCCTCATTGTCGTCGGCGGTCGGCGGGGCTGGATTGTCCGAAGGTTCGGTCGCTTCCGGTTCGGCAGCGTCGGGCGAAGCGGCATTGCCACCGCCCGATTTCGGCGCGCTCGACCGGTTGCTGGACGCGGCCGGGGCGTCGGGCGCCGCCGGTCCAGCCGGCCACTTCATCTCGCAGCTTTTGGGCCAGACGTCGTAG
- a CDS encoding NADH:ubiquinone oxidoreductase subunit NDUFA12, translating into MGLFANAFTWWNGASWGTTFFSRRHGEEMGRDDAGNIYFQHRKDPTRRWVIYDGNNDSSRVPPGWNAWLRGTIDEIPEKSLPPRRPFEQAPQPNLTGTERTYRPSGSLARSGRRAPATGDYEAWKPE; encoded by the coding sequence ATGGGACTTTTCGCAAATGCCTTCACCTGGTGGAACGGTGCCTCCTGGGGCACGACCTTCTTTTCGCGTCGTCATGGCGAGGAAATGGGTCGCGACGATGCGGGCAATATCTATTTCCAGCATCGCAAGGATCCGACCCGCCGCTGGGTGATCTACGACGGCAACAACGATTCAAGCCGGGTTCCTCCGGGCTGGAATGCGTGGCTGCGCGGCACGATCGACGAGATCCCCGAAAAGTCACTTCCGCCGCGCCGGCCGTTCGAACAGGCGCCCCAGCCCAACCTTACCGGCACCGAGCGAACCTATCGGCCCAGCGGTTCGCTGGCGCGCAGCGGGCGTCGCGCGCCGGCGACGGGCGATTACGAGGCGTGGAAGCCCGAATAA
- a CDS encoding DUF192 domain-containing protein — MTTAACSAAPGSSASLGQSPAGLEQVPLTIVSSGKTHRFTVEVAASPQEQQTGLMYRQEMARDHGMIFPFDEVRIASFWMKNTYIPLDLIFVRKDGSIANIAENAVPMSLEPIYSDGDVAAVLEINGGESAELGIKAGDKVSWGK, encoded by the coding sequence ATGACCACCGCCGCCTGCAGCGCCGCCCCGGGGAGCAGCGCGTCGCTCGGCCAGTCGCCCGCCGGTCTTGAGCAGGTTCCGCTGACCATCGTGTCGAGCGGCAAGACGCATCGCTTCACCGTCGAAGTCGCCGCCAGCCCGCAGGAACAGCAGACCGGCCTGATGTATCGTCAGGAAATGGCGCGCGATCACGGCATGATCTTCCCTTTCGATGAAGTGCGGATCGCCAGTTTCTGGATGAAGAACACCTATATCCCGCTCGACCTCATTTTCGTGCGCAAGGACGGCAGCATCGCCAACATCGCGGAAAATGCGGTCCCGATGTCGCTTGAACCGATTTATTCGGACGGCGACGTCGCGGCCGTGCTGGAGATCAATGGCGGCGAATCCGCCGAACTGGGCATCAAGGCGGGCGACAAGGTCAGTTGGGGCAAATGA
- a CDS encoding cold shock domain-containing protein, translated as MKRLSAETTQGDFVEESAVMAANDSPEGQTCTGRVKWFDATRGFGFLVSDDCDGDVLIHFSVLKEHGRRSLPEGATVECIAEHQDRGMQARRILSIDLSTALPIPARPVHSAAERADRQALIDAAGEYEPVEVKWFNRVKGYGFLNRVGSFDSGEDIFVHMETVREAQIGDLEPGQRLSARIADGRKGLTAVALQGA; from the coding sequence GTGAAGCGTTTGAGTGCCGAAACGACTCAGGGGGACTTCGTGGAGGAAAGTGCGGTCATGGCCGCCAATGACTCGCCCGAAGGCCAGACCTGCACCGGTCGCGTGAAGTGGTTCGATGCCACGCGCGGCTTCGGCTTCCTCGTGTCCGACGATTGCGACGGCGACGTGCTGATCCACTTCAGCGTTCTGAAGGAACATGGGCGTCGCTCGCTGCCCGAAGGCGCGACAGTCGAATGCATCGCCGAGCATCAGGATCGCGGTATGCAGGCGCGCAGAATTTTGTCGATCGACCTGTCAACGGCCTTGCCGATTCCGGCCCGCCCGGTCCATTCTGCCGCCGAACGGGCAGACCGGCAGGCGTTGATCGACGCCGCCGGCGAGTATGAGCCGGTGGAGGTCAAATGGTTCAATCGCGTCAAGGGCTACGGTTTCCTCAATCGAGTGGGATCCTTCGATTCGGGCGAGGATATTTTCGTCCACATGGAAACGGTCCGCGAAGCGCAGATCGGGGACTTGGAGCCGGGTCAGCGTTTGTCGGCGCGGATCGCGGACGGTCGCAAGGGCCTGACCGCAGTCGCATTGCAGGGCGCCTGA